Proteins encoded within one genomic window of Cucumis sativus cultivar 9930 chromosome 3, Cucumber_9930_V3, whole genome shotgun sequence:
- the LOC105434933 gene encoding uncharacterized protein LOC105434933 produces the protein MADLHRLIGSNDQRQQPPSSSDSGSEHLAEECLSEMVVDFLEDYDGCRRSWREDDFTDGEAMDVMAGAEADYTEAVGEIRRMVSVNGGNVEGYREVLVDNVLEAAELAAGSSSDGVVSRRRLMLILRELHYNAAICKTKWGSSSGVAAGDYEFVDIIVNGNIRYLIDTNFRGQFEIARATVQYKELLKSLPLIFIGTIEELKKMVRIMCDAAKVSLNHRNLLVPPWRKRIYMKNKWLGPYRRTINSVCDKSPTTILDNSTSWPVKCRWIGFDMTNVETNVNASVCVRSIKAG, from the exons ATGGCGGATCTTCACCGCCTCATCGGGAGTAATGACCAGCGCCAGCAGCCGCCGTCGAGCTCCGACAGCGGAAGCGAACACTTGGCTGAAGAATGTCTCTCCGAGATGGTGGTTGATTTTCTTGAAGACTACGACGGTTGCCGGAGAAGTTGGCGGGAGGATGATTTTACAGACGGGGAGGCAATGGATGTTATGGCGGGAGCGGAGGCCGATTATACGGAGGCGGTGGGGGAAATTCGGAGAATGGTGAGTGTGAACGGCGGGAATGTGGAGGGTTATAGAGAAGTGCTTGTGGATAATGTTCTGGAAGCGGCGGAATTGGCAGCGGGTTCTTCGTCGGACGGAGTGGTATCCCGACGGAGGTTGATGTTGATTCTGCGTGAGCTTCATTATAATGCGGCGATCTGTAAGACGAAATGGGGAAGCTCTAGTGGTGTGGCCGCCGGGGACTATGAGTTCGTGGACATCATCGTGAATGGGAACATCCg GTACTTGATCGACACAAACTTTCGAGGACAATTCGAGATTGCAAGGGCCACAGTCCAATACAAAGAGTTATTAAAATCATTGCCTTTAATTTTCATCGGAACGATAGAGGAGTTGAAGAAGATGGTGAGGATCATGTGTGACGCTGCAAAGGTATCACTAAATCATAGGAATCTCTTAGTGCCTCCGTGGAGAAAACGCATTTACATGAAGAACAAATGGTTGGGACCGTATCGTCGAACTATAAATTCAGTTTGTGACAAGTCTCCAACGACGATACTAGATAATTCAACTAGTTGGCCAGTCAAATGTAGGTGGATTGGCTTTGATATGACAAATGTGGAGACAAACGTTAATGCATCTGTTTGTGTGAGATCGATTAAGGCAGGTTGA